Within the Cryptococcus neoformans var. neoformans B-3501A chromosome 1, whole genome shotgun sequence genome, the region TCTGTCCACCATCCTAGCCTCCTTTTCACCCCACTCATCCCATGTAAAGGTCTGCTGAACATCCCTCACACCCATCTTGAGGACACTGCCCGATTCCCATGCCTGTCCTAATCTcttttcaccttcttgACCCAGCTTCACCAACGTCTCTCTACGGACAAAGACTTCAAAAGGCCAGTTGCGCACAACATCCCGGGTGTTGGGGTTCATAGGAATACGCTCTTGAAGACGATAATCAAAGACAAGAATACCTTTTAAAGGGTCCTGAGTAAACGGTTTGTGCTTGAGAAGCGTGTATTCcacttcatcatcctttgTCTGTCCAGAACGCGGAGGATAAGCAGGATCAGGTCGAACGTCAAACTCTGTCACCCTAACATCTTCCTGTAGGGTTGGCATTTCCAGAACTGCGACGCATACCGGACGAGGTGTGGTGTCATCCATGATCTCGCTCTGAAGCGGTTGGACGGGAATCACAGATCGTTTAGGGtcggaaaggatggaataTATTTGTATGGTTGGCCGATGTTCGTCTCGTTTCCAAGGGAATGCGGGACCACCTGATGGGATGCTAGACATTGTGCTGGTTACCATGAAGGTCGTGGGTGACAACATGGCAAATGATGAAAACCATTGCTTTTCGGTGAACGGGAGACGCTAACGTAAAGTTTTTAGTGACTAGGTTAGTACGTTATAACGAAACTACTCACTGAGAGCACACGTCCAGACTTCCAATTCCAAACAAcgatttcttcttcctggGTCCTATGGCCAAGCACTTCAGGATCAATGTTCAAAGCATCCAGAATCCAGACTGGAATGTATTTGGCAACCAATACCGCCAGAGTATCGCCCATAACTTGGAGAAGCTGTCGTGTACGCGGAAGAGTTTGAGTAACGGGCGGGAAATCAAGCGTTGGCAATGAAGCGAGGGGATGTGGAGTGAAGGAAGACATGGTAAGAAGGTGGTATCGATGAGTTGGGAGAGGTCGGGAAGGGTCAGAGGGAGCAGGACTAAATCATACTTAGATCGTAATCATTGTGGATAATACAAATACTCACTTATACTCGCTTACTACAATAAGGTCTTGGCTAGGATCCATAGTCAAGTCTGCTATAGACATAGGAAGTTTATGCCCTTTGACAGAGATTGGAGGGTCTTCCAGATCCGGATCATCAGCAGACGGCAAAGGAATGAGCCTGATCGTGTCTGGCTGTTTCCTCTTGTCAGTAAATTGATCAGCGCGTTGATACAGAACAtacccttctttcttcgtcgtccgTAGAGGTATCATTGCATAGCAAGAAAATGCCTTCTTGCAGCTCGTACACTCCCTCCTGGCCTTGAACTTTAAAGGTTCGCTTCTCTTTGAATTCCATTGTCTCCCATCTTTCTTCACGGTCCCTTAGTCTCCTGTTCTTTGCAGCCAAACTGCCAACATGGTCAAAAGGAGAAACCTCCGGAGGTTGCTTCGGCCAAGGGGCAAGAGAGACGGACGGAATGGTAGAACGAAGATTACCAGTGTGTGGCGAACGGAAGGCAATGGGGACGGTTGTGAGGGCAGCCTCGGGCGAGGAAGGCGGAGATGACATGGCAGACAATGGTTCCTCTTCTACCGGCTCGACGGCTTTGAGAACGCGAGGGTAGTCCAGATACGCAGAGGTTTCAAGTATAGCCAGATATTGAAGCTGGGCTGAAGCGGCATAGATATCTCTGAGAGCGGAACATGTCTATTAAAGGTTAGAAAAGCCCTCGTTCACATCGATCTAGAACTTACCCTGGCCAATTTAGACCGTCCAGGTAAAGATAGGGCAAGGAATATCTGCTCGAGGATTTCGTGCGGCAAGCCAAGGAGGGGAGGCTGTTCTATTGAGATAGAAGACATGGCAGAACTCCTCCTGTGGGGCTTGGGTTTGGTAATAATGCTACTAGACATGGTGTGTTGTTGCGCCTGGCAATAATGAGCTGGAGAGAATGAAAAAAATGGGCGAATGCCGCAGACGAAACGGACAATGTGAGGCTTCCTTCGCTCAGGACCAGTCGTCATACCTAGCAGCCTTCGGGGGGTTGATTACGTAAACTAGATCTGctgttctctttccttATGAGCAGCCGACAGCGTGCAACTTCTGTATCGCACATCTACCCTTTCGTCATTATCCGCCCGGGGTAAATCCAAAATAATGAACAAGACCACTGATCAGGCAGCGTCCTCAAATCTCAACAAGAAGTCCTCAGT harbors:
- a CDS encoding hypothetical protein (Match to ESTs gb|CF189682.1|CF189682, gb|CF189681.1|CF189681), whose amino-acid sequence is MSSSIITKPKPHRRSSAMSSISIEQPPLLGLPHEILEQIFLALSLPGRSKLARTCSALRDIYAASAQLQYLAILETSAYLDYPRVLKAVEPVEEEPLSAMSSPPSSPEAALTTVPIAFRSPHTGNLRSTIPSVSLAPWPKQPPEVSPFDHVGSLAAKNRRLRDREERWETMEFKEKRTFKVQGQEGVYELQEGIFLLCNDTSTDDEERRPDTIRLIPLPSADDPDLEDPPISVKGHKLPMSIADLTMDPSQDLIVVSEYNPAPSDPSRPLPTHRYHLLTMSSFTPHPLASLPTLDFPPVTQTLPRTRQLLQVMGDTLAVLVAKYIPVWILDALNIDPEVLGHRTQEEEIVVWNWKSGRVLSRLPFTEKQWFSSFAMLSPTTFMVTSTMSSIPSGGPAFPWKRDEHRPTIQIYSILSDPKRSVIPVQPLQSEIMDDTTPRPVCVAVLEMPTLQEDVRVTEFDVRPDPAYPPRSGQTKDDEVEYTLLKHKPFTQDPLKGILVFDYRLQERIPMNPNTRDVVRNWPFEVFVRRETLVKLGQEGEKRLGQAWESGSVLKMGVRDVQQTFTWDEWGEKEARMVDRIMTIRSWVCSCSGYRYISILSEDKSPFAEYDLDEPPEDDQPTLDGHYPYRPEKSHILLYDFNPYTISKELSRQEPYPESDDVDPPRRRTVCGETFVPPFTEGKGWKSRVVTSPTILSKKSIFEEDVRSELPYREVWREYGGWANGIMIDDQRIIVVNTNARRNGDWSSISQEMTVLCM